A genomic segment from Ciconia boyciana chromosome 5, ASM3463844v1, whole genome shotgun sequence encodes:
- the CCNG2 gene encoding cyclin-G2 yields the protein MSSEALWLSKQLNLHLEQEGRFQPREKGLSLIECAAEDESTLCPRQRNAKVEDLWSLTNFFGFATETFVLAVNILDRFLALMKVKPKHLSCIGVCCFQLAARVVEEECNIPSAHEIIRISQCKCTVSDLKRMEKIISEKLHFEFKATTALTFLHLYHTIVLRHTSERKEVLNLDKLEAQLKACNCRLVFSKAKPSVLALCLLTLEVQTLKSVELFEILLRVQKHSKISDSDLLYWRELVSKCLADYSSPECCKPDHKKLVWIVSRRTAQNLQNSYYSVPELPTIPEGGCFNESESDDSCEDMSSGEESLSSSPPSDLEGTFFFELKPKMKWQTLSCRS from the exons ATGAGCAGCGAGGCGTTGTGGCTTTCCAAGCAGCTGAATCTCCacctggagcaggaggggcGGTTTCAGCCCCGCGAGAAGGGGCTCAGCCTCATCGAGTGCGCCGCTGAG GATGAAAGTACTCTGTGTCCGAGACAAAGGAATGCCAAGGTGGAAGATCTTTGGAGTCTGACcaacttttttggttttgcgACTGAAACGTTTGTTTTGGCTGTTAATATTCTGGACAGATTCTTGGCTCTTATGAAG GTGAAACCGAAGCATTTATCTTGCATTGGAGTTTGTTGTTTCCAGCTGGCTGCCCGAGTAGTTGAAGAAGAATGCAATATTCCATCTGCTCATGAGATAATCCGGATCAGCCAATGTAAATGCACTGTGTCCGACCTGAAACGGATGGAAAAGATAATTTCAGAGAAGTTGCACTTTGAATTTAAAGCTACTACTGCCTTAACCTTCTTGCACTTGTACCATACTATTGTACTCCGTCATACCTCAGAAAG GAAAGAAGTATTGAATCTCGACAAATTGGAAGCACAGCTAAAAGCTTGCAACTGTCGTTTAGtcttttctaaagcaaaa CCATCTGTCTTGGCCTTGTGCCTTCTCACTCTAGAAGTTCAGACTTTGAAATCGGTTGAGCTGTTTGAGATCCTTCTGCGTGTTCAAAAGCATTCTAAG ataaGTGATAGTGACCTACTTTACTGGAGGGAACTGGTCTCAAAATGCCTAGCAGATTATTCTTCTCCTGAATGTTGCAAGCCTGATCATAAAAAGCTGGTTTGGATTGTTTCAAGACGTACAGCCCAGAATCTACAGAACAGTTACTACAGTGTTCCTGAGCTGCCAACGATACCAGAAGGTGGATGTTTCAATGAAAGTGAGAG TGATGACTCCTGTGAAGATATGAGCAGCGGAGAAGAAAGCCTTAGCAGTTCTCCTCCGAGTGATCTGGAAGGCACCTTCTTCTTTGAACTCAAACCTAAAATGAAGTGGCAAACTCTTAGCTGTCGGTCTTAG